One segment of Pseudodesulfovibrio sp. 5S69 DNA contains the following:
- a CDS encoding DHH family phosphoesterase produces the protein MENPIRRISEIIRGHDEFLVASHYSPDGDAIGSICALGHVLAAMGKKVRLYNPSGLPSRYAFIDMPAPIERELPETLPAWTLVLDCGSGERMGETLAARSDETRFVNIDHHLGNDEFGEINWVDATQPAVGGMVALLAEALGVPLTGPLAECVYLAVATDTGFFTYGNTTPESLELAARMLRDGLDIALMNERITKQWSENRMKLWTEAMGAMELFLDKRVSATVITREMFARTGTTNADTENLINFLRRLKTVRVAAVLREEGPDFYKFSLRSFGEDNVQKVAAKFGGGGHRNAAGGSIKAPLAEAKARLVQAVADQLGIA, from the coding sequence ATGGAAAATCCCATCCGACGGATTAGCGAGATCATCCGCGGCCACGACGAGTTTCTGGTCGCCTCGCACTACAGCCCCGACGGCGACGCCATCGGGTCCATCTGCGCCCTGGGCCACGTCCTGGCCGCCATGGGCAAGAAGGTCCGCCTGTACAATCCGTCCGGCCTGCCCTCGCGATACGCCTTCATCGACATGCCCGCGCCCATCGAGCGCGAGCTGCCCGAAACCCTGCCCGCCTGGACCCTGGTTCTGGACTGCGGCAGCGGCGAGCGCATGGGCGAGACCCTGGCCGCCCGCTCGGACGAGACCCGGTTCGTCAACATCGACCACCACCTGGGCAACGACGAGTTCGGCGAGATCAACTGGGTGGACGCCACCCAGCCCGCCGTGGGCGGAATGGTCGCCCTGCTCGCCGAAGCCCTCGGCGTCCCCCTGACCGGCCCCCTGGCCGAGTGCGTCTACCTGGCCGTGGCCACGGACACCGGCTTCTTCACCTACGGCAACACCACCCCGGAGTCCCTGGAGCTGGCCGCGCGCATGCTTCGCGACGGGCTCGACATCGCGCTGATGAACGAGCGCATCACCAAGCAGTGGTCCGAGAACCGCATGAAGCTGTGGACCGAAGCCATGGGGGCCATGGAGCTCTTCCTGGACAAACGGGTCAGCGCCACGGTGATCACCAGGGAGATGTTCGCCCGCACCGGGACCACCAACGCGGACACCGAGAACCTGATCAATTTCCTGCGCCGCCTGAAGACCGTGCGCGTGGCCGCCGTCCTGCGCGAGGAGGGGCCGGATTTCTACAAGTTCAGCCTGCGCTCCTTCGGCGAGGACAATGTGCAGAAGGTGGCCGCGAAATTCGGCGGCGGCGGGCACAGGAACGCAGCGGGCGGGTCCATCAAGGCCCCCCTGGCCGAGGCCAAGGCTCGGCTGGTGCAGGCCGTGGCCGACCAATTGGGGATCGCCTAG
- a CDS encoding class I SAM-dependent methyltransferase, translating to MSDAPSKSGLSEPFAAPDPGSRVEVEVEGRVWLLDRAADMEALWDAMDGDDLDEDERLPYWAEVWPASVLLGRHILRNADRLNGKTCLDIGCGLGLTGMIAASVGANVAAFDYEWPAVRFARHNAALNDVPQPLWLLMDWRNPAVRASAFDFIWGGDVLYEKRFFDPLIRLFRHALAPNGRIWIGEPVRTVSRPVWERLGDEGFETRKLTVEKVALCGQNATVNLWEITIP from the coding sequence ATGAGCGATGCACCGTCCAAATCCGGCCTGTCCGAGCCCTTTGCCGCACCCGATCCAGGCTCCCGCGTGGAGGTCGAGGTCGAAGGCCGCGTCTGGCTGCTCGACCGCGCCGCGGACATGGAGGCCCTGTGGGACGCCATGGACGGCGATGACCTGGACGAGGACGAGCGGCTGCCGTACTGGGCCGAGGTCTGGCCCGCCAGCGTGCTGCTTGGGCGGCACATCCTGCGCAACGCGGACCGGCTCAACGGCAAAACCTGCCTGGATATCGGCTGCGGGCTCGGCCTGACCGGCATGATCGCGGCCTCGGTGGGCGCGAACGTGGCCGCCTTCGACTACGAGTGGCCCGCCGTGCGCTTCGCCCGGCACAACGCCGCGCTGAACGACGTCCCCCAACCCCTGTGGCTGCTCATGGACTGGCGGAACCCCGCCGTCCGGGCCAGCGCGTTCGACTTCATCTGGGGCGGGGACGTGCTCTATGAAAAACGATTTTTCGACCCCCTGATCCGGCTCTTCCGCCACGCGCTCGCGCCAAACGGGCGCATCTGGATCGGCGAGCCCGTGCGCACCGTGTCCCGGCCCGTCTGGGAACGGCTTGGGGACGAGGGGTTCGAGACAAGGAAATTGACCGTGGAGAAGGTCGCCCTGTGCGGCCAGAACGCCACGGTAAACCTGTGGGAAATCACCATCCCCTGA
- the amrB gene encoding AmmeMemoRadiSam system protein B encodes MDRHPIVAGRFYDAQPEQLHATVDGYLAQAGERQADRTLLAMVPHAGYVYSGAVCGKTLGAANLAPTVLLLGPNHTGRGERFALWPDGVWIIPGGSLPVDTGLAQALLDADPAIKEDTSAHMGEHSLEVTLPFLHRLNPATTIVPICISAPTLESLERVGNAIGRALVDFGAPVSIVVSSDMSHYISSEDARKMDGMALEPMMTLNPAVLYDTVRSRHISMCGVLPMTTGLFAAKVMGATHAELVAYASSGEVSGDFEQVVGYAGVLVG; translated from the coding sequence ATGGACAGACATCCCATTGTTGCCGGACGGTTTTATGATGCGCAGCCCGAGCAGTTGCACGCCACGGTGGACGGGTACCTCGCCCAGGCCGGGGAGAGGCAGGCGGACCGGACCCTGCTGGCCATGGTGCCCCATGCCGGATACGTCTACTCCGGGGCGGTTTGCGGCAAGACTCTGGGCGCGGCCAACCTCGCGCCCACCGTGCTCCTGCTCGGCCCCAACCACACCGGGCGGGGCGAGCGGTTCGCCCTGTGGCCCGACGGGGTCTGGATCATTCCGGGCGGCTCTCTGCCCGTCGACACAGGGCTGGCCCAGGCCCTGCTCGACGCGGACCCGGCCATCAAGGAAGACACCTCGGCCCACATGGGCGAGCATTCCCTCGAAGTGACCCTGCCGTTTCTGCACCGGCTGAATCCGGCGACGACCATCGTACCCATCTGCATCTCCGCGCCCACCCTGGAGTCCCTGGAGCGGGTGGGCAACGCCATTGGCCGGGCTCTGGTCGACTTCGGGGCGCCCGTGTCCATCGTGGTCAGTTCGGATATGAGCCACTATATCTCCAGCGAGGACGCCCGCAAGATGGACGGCATGGCGCTGGAGCCGATGATGACCCTGAACCCGGCCGTGCTCTACGATACCGTGCGTTCCCGGCACATCTCCATGTGCGGGGTGCTGCCCATGACCACCGGGCTGTTCGCGGCCAAGGTCATGGGCGCGACCCACGCCGAGCTCGTGGCCTACGCCTCCTCGGGCGAGGTCTCCGGCGACTTCGAACAGGTGGTGGGCTACGCGGGCGTACTGGTCGGCTAG
- the folE2 gene encoding GTP cyclohydrolase FolE2 has protein sequence MEDVQKSQASIAMPIDRVGVKGLRLPIIVRDRESGVQHTVAQVSMSVDLPAEFKGTHMSRFVEALEHWEGTLDYHSFLTLLDDIVDRLQARSAHLRFVFPYFLRRKSPVSKAGGMMDYTCRVDGYLKDGKLTFTLGADVPVMTVCPCSKAISDEGAHSQRAEVRIRTRFDGFLWLEDLIEIGERAGSCQVYSLLKREDEKYVTETAFANPTFVEDVVREAAKGLDEHPKVTWYQVEVESFESIHNHSAFAVIESDG, from the coding sequence ATGGAAGACGTACAGAAGAGTCAGGCGTCCATCGCCATGCCCATCGACCGGGTGGGCGTCAAGGGGCTGCGGCTGCCGATCATCGTCCGGGACCGCGAGTCCGGGGTGCAGCACACCGTGGCCCAGGTGTCCATGTCCGTGGACCTGCCCGCCGAGTTCAAGGGTACGCACATGAGCCGCTTCGTCGAGGCCCTGGAGCACTGGGAGGGGACGCTGGACTACCACTCCTTCCTGACCCTGCTCGACGACATCGTGGACCGGCTCCAGGCCCGCAGCGCACACCTGCGCTTCGTGTTCCCCTATTTCCTGCGCCGCAAGTCGCCGGTCTCCAAGGCAGGCGGCATGATGGACTATACCTGCCGGGTGGACGGCTATCTCAAGGACGGCAAGCTGACCTTCACCCTGGGGGCGGACGTGCCGGTCATGACCGTCTGCCCGTGCTCCAAGGCCATCTCGGACGAGGGCGCGCACTCCCAGCGGGCCGAGGTCCGCATCCGGACCCGGTTCGACGGCTTCCTCTGGCTCGAGGACCTCATCGAGATCGGCGAGCGCGCCGGGTCCTGCCAGGTCTACTCCCTGCTCAAGCGGGAGGACGAGAAGTACGTCACCGAGACCGCCTTCGCCAACCCGACCTTTGTCGAGGACGTGGTCCGCGAGGCCGCCAAGGGGCTGGACGAGCACCCCAAGGTCACCTGGTATCAGGTCGAGGTCGAGTCCTTCGAGTCCATCCACAACCACTCGGCCTTCGCGGTCATCGAGAGCGACGGGTAG
- a CDS encoding flagellar basal body rod protein FlgC produces the protein MSDANISALSALSTVQEVTANNIANMNTDGFKASAVSLESGPGDQGVDVASITESTTPGSMLHGVETSNTDIGRETVDMITTSRAFEANTTFIRADEEMTGHILNMIA, from the coding sequence ATGTCCGACGCCAACATCTCGGCCTTGTCCGCCCTGTCCACCGTACAGGAGGTCACGGCCAACAACATCGCCAACATGAACACCGACGGCTTCAAGGCCTCGGCGGTGTCGCTCGAATCCGGCCCCGGCGACCAGGGCGTGGACGTGGCCTCCATCACCGAGTCCACCACGCCCGGCTCCATGCTGCACGGCGTGGAGACCTCCAACACCGACATCGGCCGCGAGACGGTCGATATGATCACCACCAGCCGCGCCTTCGAGGCCAACACCACCTTCATCCGCGCGGATGAGGAGATGACCGGCCATATTCTGAACATGATCGCCTGA
- the truB gene encoding tRNA pseudouridine(55) synthase TruB → MGRRRNKRSAEQLDGLLILNKPSGPTSAACLNDIKHRLKQYKIGHGGTLDPMARGVLLVLLGNATKLAPYLTGGTKTYSGTFRLGITTDTLDIQGEVVKESPVEAAPGDVEREILYWKELTEQEVPAYSAAKYKGTPLYALAREGRETPVKTKPIVISHVEALDVNLPEAAFRVSCSAGTYIRSLVHSLGTRMGCGAALTSLVREASEPFRLEQAYTLEDVLENPELFPERVIPLRDTLPHWPRFRLTEPLAGLVMNGSWLPVADQPGTLLAGEVGDQAMLLGPDDEPLALVEAKLQDGKPRWAILRGLWNRD, encoded by the coding sequence ATGGGACGCAGACGCAACAAGCGTAGCGCCGAACAGCTCGACGGCCTGCTCATCCTGAACAAGCCGTCCGGCCCCACCTCGGCCGCCTGCCTGAACGACATCAAGCACCGCCTCAAGCAGTACAAGATCGGCCACGGCGGGACCCTGGACCCCATGGCCCGGGGCGTGCTCCTGGTTCTGCTCGGGAACGCCACCAAGCTCGCGCCGTACCTGACCGGCGGGACCAAAACCTATTCCGGCACGTTTCGGCTCGGAATAACCACCGACACTCTTGATATTCAAGGAGAAGTGGTCAAGGAAAGCCCGGTGGAGGCGGCGCCCGGCGATGTCGAACGTGAAATTTTGTATTGGAAAGAGTTGACAGAGCAGGAGGTTCCTGCCTATTCGGCTGCCAAATACAAGGGCACGCCGTTGTACGCCCTGGCCCGCGAGGGCCGGGAAACACCGGTCAAGACCAAGCCCATTGTTATTTCTCATGTGGAAGCGCTGGACGTGAATTTGCCCGAAGCGGCATTCAGGGTCAGTTGTTCCGCGGGCACCTACATACGATCCCTGGTCCACAGCTTGGGGACTCGAATGGGGTGCGGTGCGGCGCTGACCAGCCTGGTCAGGGAAGCCAGCGAGCCTTTCCGGCTCGAACAGGCATATACCCTGGAGGACGTCCTGGAGAATCCGGAACTGTTTCCGGAACGGGTGATTCCCCTGCGGGACACCCTGCCCCACTGGCCCAGGTTCCGGTTGACCGAACCGCTGGCCGGGCTCGTCATGAACGGGTCCTGGCTGCCGGTTGCCGATCAGCCGGGCACCCTGCTCGCGGGCGAAGTCGGCGACCAGGCCATGCTGCTCGGTCCCGACGACGAACCGCTGGCCCTGGTGGAGGCCAAACTCCAGGACGGCAAGCCCAGATGGGCCATTCTCCGGGGACTCTGGAACCGGGACTGA
- a CDS encoding tetratricopeptide repeat protein: MNANLRSNRVPRALLNLGLLNLQVGNFPEARAYFKILQDKYPDNENIPAISYYWGEYWYRKGDYKKAADQFQYLIQTYPEHQLAKQAAYYLADSLKRMGYLDQAYQIVDYIDKRWPDYYMENMDFLRLAGGVEMQLKKWDQAKNHYFTYYNLNPEADGADVVLARIGDIYLRKNEKDAAKQVYEKAVKDYPDKEGGLIAKMRLAEEGIYDNPGMSEMVDVFNRPYNLNPQRVYTEIVSRHPDSPLAPIAQLKLAMWYAFNKKYPEALTAAQDLIEKYPDSPLVDKARTLGDSVFVRAVPGMLDEGRFGRIVRYWETYDFIGKKGSKVDDNTKLAIATSYWKIGQPDKALEMLKPYLTKKQIPGVSDQALGLAVNIYLDQLAWQDINDLVDMATKNWKLKPEQKRQVDYARAMALQNLGDGKRAVTLWADLAKDMTVDPAFRAYAMYYMAKDAMERQDLRRVFVYAQEALSLLLQTNGDPEKIKDAVLMSIYATERSGRYEEALKWAKEYDKYISPDNPEWASTRFKLARIYRKAGAMDEWKQLLQDIIDKKPDSLQAQLAKSALDTYDLEQKASQYAPNPG; the protein is encoded by the coding sequence ATGAACGCGAACCTGCGTTCCAACAGGGTGCCGCGCGCCCTGCTCAACCTCGGCCTGCTCAACCTCCAGGTGGGCAACTTCCCCGAGGCCCGCGCCTATTTCAAGATTCTCCAGGACAAATACCCGGACAACGAGAACATCCCGGCCATCAGCTATTATTGGGGCGAATACTGGTACCGCAAGGGCGACTACAAGAAGGCCGCCGACCAGTTTCAGTATCTCATCCAGACCTATCCCGAGCACCAACTGGCCAAGCAGGCCGCCTACTACCTGGCCGACTCCCTGAAACGCATGGGCTATTTGGACCAGGCGTACCAGATTGTGGACTACATCGATAAACGCTGGCCCGACTACTACATGGAGAATATGGACTTCCTGCGCCTGGCGGGCGGCGTGGAGATGCAGCTCAAGAAGTGGGACCAGGCCAAGAACCACTATTTCACCTATTACAACCTCAACCCCGAGGCCGACGGCGCGGACGTGGTCCTGGCCCGCATCGGCGACATCTATCTGCGCAAGAACGAGAAGGACGCGGCCAAGCAGGTCTACGAGAAGGCGGTCAAGGACTACCCCGACAAGGAGGGCGGGCTGATCGCCAAGATGCGTCTGGCCGAGGAGGGCATCTACGACAATCCGGGCATGAGCGAGATGGTCGACGTCTTCAACCGCCCGTACAACCTCAATCCCCAGCGGGTCTACACCGAGATCGTCAGCCGGCATCCGGACAGCCCGCTTGCGCCCATCGCCCAGCTCAAGCTGGCCATGTGGTACGCCTTCAACAAGAAGTACCCCGAGGCCCTGACCGCGGCCCAGGACCTTATTGAGAAATATCCGGACAGCCCGTTGGTGGACAAGGCCCGCACTCTCGGAGATTCGGTCTTTGTCCGGGCCGTGCCCGGCATGCTCGACGAAGGGCGCTTTGGCCGCATCGTCCGCTACTGGGAGACTTACGATTTCATCGGCAAGAAGGGTTCCAAGGTCGACGACAACACCAAGCTCGCCATCGCCACCAGCTATTGGAAGATCGGTCAGCCCGACAAGGCGTTGGAGATGCTCAAGCCGTATCTGACAAAGAAACAGATTCCCGGCGTTTCGGACCAGGCCCTGGGACTGGCCGTGAACATCTACCTGGATCAGCTTGCCTGGCAGGACATCAACGACCTGGTCGACATGGCCACCAAGAATTGGAAGCTCAAGCCCGAGCAAAAGCGCCAGGTCGACTACGCCCGGGCCATGGCCCTGCAGAACCTGGGCGACGGCAAGCGGGCCGTGACCCTGTGGGCCGACCTGGCCAAGGACATGACCGTGGACCCGGCCTTCCGCGCCTACGCCATGTACTACATGGCCAAGGACGCCATGGAGCGCCAGGACCTGCGCCGCGTCTTCGTCTACGCCCAGGAGGCCCTATCCCTGCTGTTGCAGACCAACGGCGACCCCGAGAAGATCAAGGACGCCGTGCTCATGTCCATCTACGCGACCGAACGGTCCGGGCGCTACGAAGAGGCCCTCAAGTGGGCCAAGGAGTACGACAAGTACATCTCCCCGGACAATCCCGAGTGGGCCTCTACCCGGTTCAAGCTGGCCCGCATCTACCGCAAGGCCGGGGCCATGGACGAGTGGAAGCAGCTCCTCCAGGACATCATCGACAAGAAGCCCGACTCCCTCCAGGCTCAGCTTGCCAAGTCCGCACTCGATACCTACGACCTCGAACAGAAGGCCAGCCAGTACGCCCCCAATCCCGGCTAG
- the rbfA gene encoding 30S ribosome-binding factor RbfA encodes MKASGSRRAVRMGDQIMREIGTLLVEEAADPRLNLVTLSGVRMNANLRIAEIFYTVSGDAEHRKEVQEGLERATGFLRSRLGRILKLQYTPELRFQFDEFLEDVVYGKSHPTD; translated from the coding sequence ATGAAAGCATCCGGTTCGAGACGAGCCGTCCGCATGGGCGACCAGATCATGCGTGAGATCGGCACCCTGCTCGTGGAGGAGGCGGCCGACCCGCGCCTGAACCTCGTCACCCTGTCCGGCGTGCGCATGAACGCCAACCTGCGCATCGCCGAAATTTTCTACACCGTGTCCGGCGACGCCGAACACCGCAAGGAGGTCCAGGAGGGCCTGGAGCGGGCCACCGGCTTTCTCCGCTCCCGGCTCGGACGCATCCTGAAGCTGCAATACACTCCGGAACTGCGGTTCCAGTTCGACGAATTCCTTGAGGACGTGGTCTATGGAAAATCCCATCCGACGGATTAG
- a CDS encoding sigma-54 interaction domain-containing protein: MSLNLDGIIGNSPALAKVFKVLGKVAPTDSTVLVTGESGTGKELLVRALHRNSARCGMPFVPINCGAIPRELLESELFGHEKGAFTHAIRSRPGRFELADGGTIFLDEIGEMDLSLQVKILRALQEKEIERGGGTSIKKVDVRVVAATNRDLEGEVASGRFREDLFYRLNVIPLKLPPLRSRGMDILLLAEHFLNRHCGSKARKPLTLSEKAREMLLTYSWPGNVRELENFMERLTILCDECEVQPEDLPEKIFTDIGEKPLRREEKVVPMRPAGFAWPSLKDMQDKDLKLKEFLEAIEGRLLAEALEQAEGVKNKAAELVGIKRTTLIEKLKKRDLL, from the coding sequence ATGTCGCTCAATCTGGACGGCATCATCGGGAACAGTCCGGCCTTGGCCAAGGTGTTCAAGGTGTTGGGCAAGGTCGCGCCCACGGACAGCACGGTGTTGGTCACGGGCGAGTCCGGGACCGGCAAGGAATTGCTGGTCCGGGCGCTGCACCGCAACAGCGCGCGCTGCGGCATGCCCTTCGTGCCCATCAACTGCGGAGCGATCCCGAGGGAGTTGCTCGAATCCGAGCTGTTCGGGCACGAGAAGGGCGCGTTCACCCACGCCATCCGCTCCCGGCCGGGCCGGTTCGAGCTGGCCGACGGCGGGACAATCTTCCTGGACGAGATCGGGGAGATGGACCTCTCGCTGCAGGTCAAGATCCTGCGCGCCCTCCAGGAGAAGGAGATCGAGCGGGGCGGCGGCACCTCCATCAAGAAGGTCGACGTACGCGTGGTGGCGGCCACCAACCGGGACCTGGAGGGCGAAGTGGCCTCGGGCCGGTTCCGCGAGGACCTCTTCTATCGTCTCAACGTCATCCCCCTGAAGCTGCCTCCTCTGCGCAGCCGGGGCATGGACATCCTGCTCCTGGCCGAGCATTTCCTGAACCGCCACTGTGGAAGCAAGGCCCGCAAGCCGCTGACCCTGTCCGAAAAGGCGCGGGAGATGCTCCTGACCTATTCCTGGCCCGGCAACGTGCGCGAGCTGGAGAATTTCATGGAGCGGCTGACCATCCTGTGCGATGAATGCGAAGTCCAGCCCGAGGACCTGCCGGAGAAGATCTTCACCGATATCGGGGAGAAGCCGCTCAGGCGGGAGGAAAAGGTCGTGCCCATGCGTCCGGCCGGATTCGCCTGGCCTTCGCTCAAGGACATGCAGGACAAGGATCTCAAGCTCAAGGAATTTCTGGAGGCCATCGAGGGCCGCTTGTTGGCCGAGGCCCTGGAACAGGCCGAGGGGGTCAAGAACAAGGCCGCCGAACTGGTCGGCATCAAGCGGACCACCCTCATCGAGAAGCTGAAAAAGAGAGATTTGCTGTAA
- a CDS encoding NAD(P)/FAD-dependent oxidoreductase, whose protein sequence is MTKTVKTDYDVIIVGGGPAGLFAAYYLGEHSDLDVLLIDKGKRSLKRNCPISGDQECIKCRPCNILCGVGGAGLFSDGKLNYIHKLGKTDLTQFVGTSEAIKLIDETEDIFNKFGMDGKVFPTDMDEAKQIRKEARKHGIDLLVIKQKHLGSDNLPGHIAAMADHIQDSGVVFHTSETVTDVVVNKGKVAGVVTNRHEYTAKNVILAPGRVGAEWVAHEVRKHGIQVSQRGIEVGVRVEVHNEIMQDLCSVIYDPTFFVRTNKYDDQNRTFCTNYGGYVALENYQDFVCVNGHALMNKKSDNTNFAFLSKVILTDPVEDNQAYGESIGRLATLIGGGKPILQRFGDLRRGRRSTWDRIGNGYIEPTLKNVVPGDIAMALPERILTNLMDGLEQLNNVVPGVANDETLLYAPEIKFFATQVDTRKHLETSVDGLFVAGDGPGVAGNIVGAAATALIPAKEIIRRS, encoded by the coding sequence ATGACCAAGACCGTGAAGACCGATTACGACGTCATCATCGTGGGCGGCGGCCCGGCCGGGCTGTTCGCCGCCTACTACCTGGGCGAGCATTCCGACCTGGACGTGCTGCTCATCGACAAGGGCAAACGCTCGCTCAAGCGCAACTGTCCCATCTCCGGGGACCAGGAGTGCATCAAATGCCGTCCGTGCAACATCCTGTGCGGCGTGGGCGGAGCCGGGCTGTTCTCCGACGGCAAGCTCAACTACATCCACAAGCTCGGCAAGACCGACCTGACCCAGTTCGTGGGCACGTCCGAGGCCATCAAGCTCATCGACGAGACCGAGGACATCTTCAACAAGTTCGGCATGGACGGCAAAGTCTTTCCGACCGACATGGATGAGGCCAAGCAGATCCGCAAAGAGGCCCGCAAGCACGGCATCGACCTGCTGGTCATCAAGCAGAAGCACCTGGGCAGCGACAACCTGCCCGGCCACATTGCGGCCATGGCCGACCATATTCAGGACTCGGGCGTTGTCTTCCACACCTCGGAGACCGTCACCGACGTGGTCGTGAACAAGGGCAAGGTCGCGGGCGTGGTCACCAACCGCCACGAGTATACCGCCAAGAACGTCATCCTCGCCCCGGGCCGCGTGGGCGCGGAATGGGTCGCCCACGAGGTGCGCAAGCACGGCATCCAGGTCTCCCAGCGGGGCATAGAGGTCGGCGTGCGCGTGGAGGTCCACAACGAGATCATGCAGGACCTCTGCTCGGTCATCTACGATCCGACCTTCTTCGTGCGCACCAACAAGTACGATGACCAGAACCGTACCTTCTGCACCAATTACGGCGGCTACGTGGCCCTTGAAAACTACCAGGATTTCGTCTGCGTCAACGGCCACGCGCTGATGAACAAGAAGTCCGACAACACCAACTTCGCCTTCCTGTCCAAGGTCATCCTGACCGACCCGGTGGAGGACAACCAGGCCTACGGCGAGTCCATCGGCCGGTTGGCCACCCTCATCGGCGGGGGCAAGCCCATCCTCCAGCGGTTCGGCGACCTGCGCCGGGGCCGCCGGTCCACCTGGGACCGCATCGGCAACGGCTACATCGAGCCCACGCTCAAGAACGTGGTCCCCGGCGACATCGCCATGGCCCTGCCCGAGCGTATCCTGACCAACCTTATGGACGGCCTGGAACAGCTCAACAACGTGGTCCCCGGCGTGGCCAACGACGAGACCCTGCTCTACGCCCCGGAGATCAAGTTCTTCGCCACCCAGGTGGACACCCGCAAGCACCTGGAAACCAGCGTGGACGGCCTGTTCGTGGCCGGAGACGGACCCGGCGTGGCTGGCAACATCGTCGGCGCCGCCGCCACCGCCCTCATCCCGGCCAAGGAAATCATCCGCCGCTCGTAG
- the nikR gene encoding nickel-responsive transcriptional regulator NikR, whose amino-acid sequence MGKTIRFGVSLDSDLLEKFDQHCEERSYQTRSEAIRDLIRNTLVQREWEQAEGDLAGTLTLVYDHHKSGLSQRLTEIQHDSHEVIQSSLHVHLDHFNCLEVIILKGDAEVIKELGQKLISTKGVKHGNLALTTTGKDLI is encoded by the coding sequence ATGGGCAAGACCATCCGATTCGGCGTGTCGCTGGATTCCGACCTGTTGGAGAAGTTCGACCAGCACTGCGAGGAGCGCAGCTACCAGACCCGCTCCGAGGCCATCCGCGATCTCATCCGCAACACCCTGGTCCAGCGCGAGTGGGAGCAGGCCGAGGGCGACCTGGCCGGGACCCTGACCCTGGTCTACGACCACCACAAGTCCGGGCTGTCCCAGCGGCTGACCGAGATCCAGCACGATTCCCACGAGGTCATCCAGTCCTCGCTGCACGTCCACCTCGACCATTTCAACTGCCTTGAGGTCATCATCCTCAAGGGCGACGCCGAGGTCATCAAGGAACTCGGCCAGAAGCTCATCTCGACCAAAGGCGTCAAACACGGCAACCTCGCCTTGACAACCACCGGCAAAGACTTGATTTAA
- the gcvH gene encoding glycine cleavage system protein GcvH, which produces MIPEDLLYAKTHEWVMVEGDVATVGITHFAQEQLGDLTFVELPEVGDTFEAGAEMGSVESVKAASEIYAPVTGEVIEVNTELEDAPEKVNEEPYGSGWLLKFRIKGDPEGLLDAEAYAAVVDSEAH; this is translated from the coding sequence ATGATTCCCGAAGATCTGTTGTATGCGAAAACCCACGAATGGGTCATGGTCGAAGGCGACGTCGCCACGGTGGGCATCACCCACTTCGCCCAGGAGCAATTGGGCGACCTGACCTTTGTGGAGCTGCCCGAGGTAGGCGACACCTTCGAGGCCGGCGCGGAGATGGGTTCCGTCGAATCCGTCAAGGCGGCCAGCGAGATCTACGCCCCGGTGACCGGCGAGGTCATCGAGGTCAACACCGAGCTGGAGGACGCGCCGGAAAAGGTCAACGAGGAGCCGTACGGCTCGGGCTGGCTGCTCAAGTTCCGGATCAAGGGCGACCCCGAAGGGCTGCTCGACGCCGAAGCCTACGCCGCGGTGGTCGACTCCGAGGCCCACTAG
- the rpsO gene encoding 30S ribosomal protein S15, producing the protein MVMTAEDKQKIIDEYKTCEGDTGSPEVQVALLTARITYLAEHFKTHKKDHHSRTGLLKLVGQRRKLLKYLQNKDITRYRELIGRLGLRK; encoded by the coding sequence GTGGTGATGACTGCTGAAGACAAACAGAAGATTATTGACGAGTACAAGACCTGCGAAGGCGACACCGGGTCCCCCGAGGTCCAGGTCGCGCTGCTGACCGCGCGCATCACCTACCTGGCCGAACACTTCAAGACCCACAAGAAGGATCACCACTCCCGCACCGGCCTGTTGAAACTGGTCGGGCAGCGCAGGAAACTTCTCAAGTATCTGCAAAACAAGGACATCACGCGCTACCGCGAGCTCATCGGCCGCCTTGGCCTGCGCAAGTAG
- the uxx1 gene encoding UXX-star selenoprotein family 1 — MSEIVIYGKPTCPHTKRALAAYPGARFVDILASETNLEEMLRLSDGQRRIPVIVEDGKACVGFRRGS, encoded by the coding sequence ATGAGCGAGATCGTGATTTACGGCAAACCCACCTGCCCGCACACCAAGCGGGCTCTGGCCGCCTACCCCGGGGCGCGCTTCGTGGACATCCTGGCCTCGGAGACCAACCTGGAGGAGATGCTCAGGCTCTCGGACGGGCAGCGGCGCATCCCGGTCATCGTCGAGGACGGAAAGGCCTGCGTCGGCTTCAGGCGGGGGTCCTGA